The following coding sequences are from one Sphingobium sp. V4 window:
- a CDS encoding sulfotransferase, which translates to MTTTTAGLDADAIVAAAREQTGLTDLGDDAILEGLNVLVDAINREAKLTEAAQGRWAQQLTATLANRLQVEDYLAKHPALLDAPVVKPLFVFGLPRTGTTLTINLLNADPARRSFLRWEAFNTVPPAAAGALSSDPRYVAEQARLDMMLKYAPHISAMHHEDADSPTECQFSMAPSFCAQYYDSVLNIPSYQNWLFSTSYLPAFRYQKRLFQLLQENNGGQWTLKNPWHPLFLNDLTTIYPDAQLVMTHRDPADVVASACSLVYQVRKMFSDDVDPVEVGRSQLRTFDLMIERMLAYRAAHGWDAIHDIQYDQQLADPIGEMRRLYARFDTPLTAEAEAAMQATLSANPQGKHGKHSYALEDYGFDRAGIHAHFEDYIDRFAIPVKG; encoded by the coding sequence ATGACAACCACCACCGCCGGGCTGGACGCGGACGCGATCGTCGCGGCCGCCCGCGAGCAGACGGGTCTGACCGATCTGGGCGACGATGCGATCCTGGAAGGGCTGAACGTCCTGGTCGACGCGATCAATCGGGAGGCGAAGCTGACCGAGGCGGCGCAGGGGCGCTGGGCGCAGCAATTGACGGCGACGCTCGCCAATCGGCTTCAGGTCGAAGATTATCTGGCGAAGCATCCCGCGCTGCTGGACGCGCCGGTCGTAAAGCCCCTGTTCGTGTTCGGCCTGCCGCGCACAGGCACGACGCTGACCATCAACCTGCTCAATGCCGATCCGGCGCGGCGCAGCTTCCTGCGCTGGGAGGCGTTCAACACGGTCCCGCCAGCCGCAGCCGGCGCACTGAGCAGCGACCCGCGCTATGTCGCGGAGCAGGCGCGGCTGGACATGATGCTCAAATATGCACCGCATATCTCGGCCATGCATCATGAGGATGCGGACAGCCCGACCGAGTGCCAATTCTCGATGGCGCCGTCCTTCTGCGCCCAATATTATGACTCGGTGCTCAACATCCCGAGCTACCAGAATTGGCTGTTCTCGACGAGCTACCTGCCCGCCTTCCGCTACCAAAAGCGGCTGTTCCAGCTGTTGCAGGAAAATAATGGCGGCCAGTGGACGCTGAAGAATCCCTGGCACCCGCTGTTCCTGAATGACCTGACCACCATCTATCCCGACGCGCAGCTGGTGATGACCCATCGCGATCCGGCCGATGTCGTCGCGTCGGCGTGCAGCCTGGTCTATCAGGTGCGCAAGATGTTCAGCGACGATGTCGATCCGGTCGAGGTCGGCCGGTCGCAGCTGCGCACCTTCGACCTGATGATCGAGCGGATGCTGGCCTATCGCGCGGCGCATGGCTGGGATGCGATCCACGACATCCAGTATGACCAGCAGCTGGCCGATCCGATCGGCGAGATGCGGCGGCTCTATGCGCGGTTCGACACGCCCCTCACGGCGGAGGCGGAAGCCGCGATGCAGGCGACGCTGAGCGCCAACCCCCAGGGCAAGCATGGCAAGCACAGCTATGCGCTGGAGGATTACGGCTTCGATCGCGCGGGCATCCACGCGCATTTCGAGGATTATATCGACCGCTTCGCGATTCCGGTGAAGGGGTAG
- a CDS encoding SDR family NAD(P)-dependent oxidoreductase, whose protein sequence is MEEMRFDGRVAVITGAGRGLGRAYALLLAARGAAVIVNDPGVSMQGEGTDAGPAQAVVDEIRAAGGKAVASTASVATPEGGQAIIDAAVGAFGRIDILIHNAGIVRRGAIADLSPADFETVLDVHLRGAFHVMRAAFPHMIAANYGRIILTGSINGLYGNAGVVNYSVAKSGMIGLCNVAALEGAPHNIRSNIILPGAVTRMAEGLDTSAYPPMEPEQVAPAVGYLAHEDCAISGEMLVAMAGRVARAYVMESQGVYRPDWSIEQIAADMDAIRATDDALLFPPVPDGHLAHLRHSFAMARDG, encoded by the coding sequence ATGGAGGAGATGCGCTTTGACGGCCGGGTGGCGGTCATCACCGGGGCGGGGCGGGGGCTGGGGCGCGCCTATGCGTTGCTGCTCGCGGCGCGCGGCGCGGCGGTCATCGTCAACGATCCGGGCGTGTCGATGCAGGGGGAGGGGACGGACGCCGGACCTGCCCAGGCGGTCGTCGATGAAATCCGCGCAGCGGGTGGCAAGGCCGTCGCCTCCACCGCCAGCGTCGCGACGCCCGAAGGGGGGCAGGCGATCATCGACGCTGCGGTCGGGGCGTTCGGCCGGATCGACATCCTCATCCACAATGCCGGGATCGTCCGGCGCGGCGCTATCGCCGACCTGTCCCCTGCGGATTTCGAGACGGTGCTCGATGTCCATCTGCGCGGGGCCTTCCATGTGATGCGTGCGGCTTTCCCGCACATGATCGCGGCCAACTATGGCCGGATCATCCTTACCGGGTCGATCAACGGCCTCTACGGCAATGCCGGGGTGGTCAATTACAGCGTCGCCAAGTCGGGGATGATCGGCCTGTGCAATGTCGCCGCGCTCGAGGGCGCGCCGCACAATATTCGCAGCAACATCATCCTGCCCGGCGCCGTCACCCGCATGGCCGAGGGGCTGGACACCAGCGCCTATCCGCCGATGGAGCCGGAGCAGGTCGCGCCTGCCGTCGGCTATCTGGCACATGAGGATTGCGCGATCTCCGGGGAAATGCTCGTCGCCATGGCCGGTCGCGTGGCGCGGGCCTATGTGATGGAAAGCCAAGGCGTATATCGCCCCGACTGGAGCATCGAGCAGATCGCGGCTGACATGGACGCCATTCGCGCCACCGACGATGCGCTGCTCTTCCCGCCCGTGCCGGACGGGCATCTCGCCCATCTGCGCCACAGCTTCGCCATGGCGCGCGACGGCTGA
- a CDS encoding MaoC family dehydratase N-terminal domain-containing protein, whose amino-acid sequence MATLADAPTNKFPKITEEGLDDLRKRIGVKIENTVEPWNYEATRDAIRHYAHGIGDDNPLWCDPDYAAKTRYGSLVALPSFLFTTSRIISGYCGGLSGVHAMWAGADWTWHKPVLRNDSIRTEAYLKDLVEHQTRFAGRSFQQIYHVDFFNQQGDKVCEADSWVFRTDRDEARERGTKYTEARGRVEPFTDEQLAEMYKLYEQEDIRGATPRYWEDVNVGDELPRMMKGPMTVTGFICYAQGWGGLYIRANKLAWKMQQKHPGTGIKNRFNVPDCPERVHWDEAFALEVGAPGAYDYGPERCSWLTHQITNWIGDDGFLHKAKCQIRRHNPDGDVIFIDGSVIRKFEENGKKYVEIQQRAETHRGEVSAFGTAIAELPGKPR is encoded by the coding sequence ATGGCGACACTGGCGGACGCCCCGACCAACAAATTCCCCAAGATCACCGAGGAGGGGCTGGACGACCTGCGCAAGCGCATTGGCGTCAAGATCGAGAACACGGTCGAACCGTGGAATTATGAAGCGACGCGCGACGCGATCCGCCACTATGCCCATGGCATCGGCGACGACAATCCGCTGTGGTGCGACCCGGACTATGCGGCCAAGACCAGATATGGCTCGCTGGTCGCGCTGCCCAGCTTCCTGTTCACCACCAGCCGCATCATCTCCGGCTATTGCGGCGGCCTGTCGGGCGTCCACGCGATGTGGGCTGGCGCCGACTGGACCTGGCACAAGCCGGTGCTGCGCAATGACTCGATCCGCACCGAAGCCTATCTGAAGGATCTGGTCGAGCATCAGACCCGGTTTGCCGGACGGTCCTTCCAGCAGATCTATCATGTCGATTTCTTCAACCAGCAGGGCGACAAGGTCTGCGAAGCCGACAGCTGGGTGTTCCGCACCGACCGCGACGAGGCCCGCGAACGCGGCACCAAATATACCGAGGCGCGCGGCCGCGTAGAGCCGTTCACCGATGAACAGCTTGCCGAGATGTACAAGCTCTACGAGCAGGAAGACATCCGCGGCGCCACGCCCCGCTATTGGGAAGACGTCAATGTCGGCGACGAACTGCCGCGCATGATGAAGGGACCGATGACCGTCACCGGCTTCATCTGCTACGCCCAGGGTTGGGGCGGCCTCTATATCCGCGCCAACAAGCTCGCCTGGAAGATGCAGCAGAAGCATCCCGGCACGGGCATCAAGAACCGCTTCAACGTGCCCGACTGCCCGGAACGCGTCCATTGGGACGAAGCCTTCGCGCTGGAGGTGGGCGCGCCGGGCGCCTATGACTATGGTCCGGAACGCTGTTCCTGGCTGACCCACCAGATCACCAACTGGATCGGCGACGATGGCTTCCTGCACAAGGCCAAGTGCCAGATCCGTCGCCACAATCCCGATGGGGACGTGATCTTCATCGACGGCAGCGTGATCCGCAAGTTTGAGGAAAACGGCAAGAAATATGTCGAGATCCAGCAGCGCGCGGAAACGCATCGTGGTGAAGTCTCGGCCTTCGGCACGGCGATCGCGGAACTGCCGGGCAAGCCGCGCTGA
- a CDS encoding acyl-CoA synthetase, with protein sequence MAKLTDYRSYADAQAHANSAALWELFDGDREHLNIAYECITRHADGSGRPAVRIAHAVNGDDGGRDEILSFDMISAGAARFAHWLDAEGVRPGDRIAFMLEPSLPFYVCLFGAMQTGAISVPLFTLFGPDALRLRVDDCKPAILITNAEKADLARSLDGPRVVVADEGLLDKIAAFPASYTPKTKANDLAVFQYTSGTTRELPEAVRHSHRTLVTLMFAALYGTGIRPGDAFFCPSSPAWGHGLWHGTLAPLALGVTTGTFAGRFDPVRLMKALDDHGITNMSAAATHYRMMKNSGKAADYRFHFEKLSFTGEPIDPATLEWIDRYFQVPACSMYGTTEIGVVLVNYPGAIDFVVKPGSLGKAVPGQRLEVQRPDGSVCEPGEIGELMLWRGGGWMTTKDRARTDGDGYFYHCGRADDVIISAGWTMSAVEIENTLLKHEAVLECAVIGVPDDQRGQVVKAFVIANRNGDDGLVKQLQDFTRERLAQHEFPRVVEFVTELPKTPAGKVHRKILRDREAAKAALLTH encoded by the coding sequence ATGGCGAAGCTGACCGACTATCGAAGCTATGCCGACGCGCAGGCGCACGCGAACTCGGCGGCGTTGTGGGAATTGTTCGACGGAGACCGCGAGCATCTGAATATCGCGTATGAATGTATCACCCGCCACGCCGACGGGTCGGGCCGGCCCGCCGTCCGCATCGCCCATGCCGTCAATGGAGACGATGGGGGCCGTGACGAGATTTTGAGCTTCGACATGATCTCGGCTGGCGCCGCGCGGTTCGCCCATTGGCTGGATGCCGAGGGCGTCCGGCCCGGCGACCGCATCGCCTTCATGCTCGAACCCTCGCTCCCTTTCTACGTCTGTCTGTTCGGTGCGATGCAGACAGGTGCGATCTCCGTGCCGCTTTTCACTCTGTTCGGGCCGGATGCGCTGCGCCTGCGAGTGGATGACTGCAAGCCGGCCATCCTCATCACCAATGCAGAAAAGGCCGATCTGGCGCGGAGCCTCGATGGGCCGCGGGTCGTCGTCGCGGATGAGGGGCTGCTGGACAAGATCGCCGCATTCCCCGCCAGCTACACCCCGAAGACGAAGGCGAATGACCTCGCCGTCTTTCAATATACGTCGGGGACTACGCGCGAATTGCCAGAAGCCGTCAGGCACAGCCACCGGACCTTGGTAACATTGATGTTCGCTGCGCTCTACGGCACCGGCATCCGTCCGGGCGACGCGTTTTTCTGTCCGTCGTCCCCGGCCTGGGGCCATGGCCTGTGGCATGGCACGCTCGCGCCGCTGGCGCTGGGCGTCACGACCGGGACTTTTGCCGGCCGCTTCGATCCGGTGCGGCTGATGAAGGCGCTGGACGATCATGGCATCACCAATATGTCAGCCGCCGCGACCCATTATCGCATGATGAAGAACAGCGGAAAGGCGGCCGATTATCGCTTCCATTTCGAGAAGCTGAGCTTCACCGGCGAGCCGATCGACCCGGCGACGCTGGAGTGGATCGACCGCTATTTCCAGGTGCCGGCCTGTTCCATGTATGGCACGACCGAAATCGGCGTCGTGCTGGTCAATTATCCCGGCGCCATCGATTTCGTCGTGAAGCCCGGATCGCTGGGCAAAGCGGTGCCGGGACAAAGGCTGGAAGTACAGCGGCCCGACGGCAGCGTGTGCGAACCCGGCGAGATCGGCGAACTGATGCTCTGGCGTGGCGGCGGCTGGATGACCACCAAGGATCGCGCCAGGACTGACGGCGATGGCTATTTCTACCATTGCGGCCGCGCCGACGACGTCATCATCTCCGCCGGCTGGACGATGAGCGCGGTCGAGATCGAGAATACGCTGCTCAAGCATGAGGCGGTGCTGGAATGCGCGGTCATCGGCGTGCCCGACGATCAGCGCGGGCAGGTGGTCAAGGCCTTCGTCATCGCCAATCGCAACGGCGACGACGGGCTGGTGAAGCAATTGCAGGACTTCACCCGCGAACGGCTCGCCCAGCATGAATTTCCGCGCGTCGTGGAGTTCGTCACCGAGCTGCCCAAGACGCCGGCAGGCAAGGTTCATCGCAAGATATTGCGCGATCGCGAGGCCGCGAAGGCGGCCCTACTCACCCATTAA
- a CDS encoding IclR family transcriptional regulator, with the protein MTQPALPPSTVRKVARAVKESKAPAIARAAAILRLLGRSDRPLGVQAIAKELGLVPSTCLYVLRALAEEELVSFDPDTKRYALEAGVLTLARHWLRRDPFNDLAQPLLDRLAHRFGLTMLGVQAVGLDHMIVVAMAQSGSGFQLSTQVGSRFPALISATGRCIAAFGEHDETELRARFHQLRWDAPPSFDDWMAQVRQTRAQGFAVDEGHYIAGVTVVAAPVWKGAGRPVHALVAIGIGGALARSGGLAELQRSLVEAARTLSDQLGGA; encoded by the coding sequence ATGACCCAGCCTGCCCTCCCCCCTTCCACCGTCCGCAAGGTCGCCCGCGCAGTGAAGGAGAGCAAGGCGCCCGCCATAGCCCGGGCCGCCGCGATCCTGCGGCTGCTCGGGCGAAGCGACCGGCCGCTGGGCGTCCAGGCGATCGCCAAGGAACTGGGGCTGGTGCCATCCACCTGCCTCTATGTGCTGCGCGCGCTGGCGGAGGAGGAGTTGGTGTCCTTCGATCCCGACACCAAACGCTACGCGCTGGAGGCAGGGGTGCTGACGCTGGCGCGCCACTGGCTGCGGCGCGACCCGTTCAACGATCTCGCCCAACCGCTGCTCGACCGGCTGGCGCACCGTTTCGGCCTCACCATGCTGGGGGTGCAGGCGGTGGGCCTCGATCACATGATCGTTGTCGCGATGGCGCAATCGGGCAGCGGCTTCCAGCTCAGCACCCAGGTCGGCAGCCGCTTTCCCGCTCTCATAAGCGCGACCGGACGCTGCATCGCGGCGTTCGGCGAGCATGACGAGACAGAGTTGCGGGCGCGCTTCCACCAGTTGCGGTGGGACGCCCCACCCAGCTTCGACGACTGGATGGCGCAGGTCCGCCAGACGCGCGCGCAGGGCTTCGCCGTGGATGAAGGACACTATATCGCGGGCGTGACCGTGGTCGCCGCCCCGGTGTGGAAGGGCGCGGGGCGACCCGTCCACGCCCTCGTGGCGATCGGGATCGGCGGGGCGCTCGCGCGCAGTGGCGGGCTGGCCGAACTGCAGCGGTCGCTGGTCGAGGCGGCGCGGACCTTGTCCGACCAGCTAGGCGGCGCGTAG